acgaatgacgcctgccgcttgggttctgaggccatccttggttccttccggcggctggctgatttggtgaagacaaccagcatcgcacgcggagtgcaagctgagcttaatatctgcagcatagtgcccagagtcgatcgcggtcctctggtttggagccgtgtggagggtctaaaccagaggctcagacgactctgcaactataatggttgcaaattcatcgacctccgttattgggtggagaactgtagggcccccctagacaggtcaggcgtgcactacacaccggaagcagctactagggtagcagagtacgtgtggcatgcacacgggggttttttaggttagagggacccccccttgggcgaaacgataaaatacctgacggcttaccagagaggacattatcatcgttgataaagaacgtccgtcctcagagaccaaaaacaggaaaagttaacgtaatattggtaaactgcaggagtatccagggcaaggttcctgaattagtatctcttattgaaggaaatagtgcgcatatagtattaggaacggaaagttggttaaaaccggaagtgaacagtaacgaaatcctagacacagaatggaatatataccgcaaggataggataaacgccaatggtggaggagtatttatagcagtaaagaattcaataatatccagtgaagttattagcgaatgcgaatgtgaaataatctgggttaagctaagtatcaaaggtgggtcagatatgatagtcggatgcttctatagaccacctgcatcagcaaccgtagtagttgagcgcctcagagagaacctgcagaacgtcgtgaagaagtttcgtgatcatactattgtaatagggggagacttcaatctaccaggtatagaatgggatagtcacacaatcagaactggagccagggacagagactcttgtgacattatcctgactgccttgtccgagaattacttcgagcagatagttagagaaccaactcgtgaagctaacgttttagacctcatagcaacaaatagaccggaacttttcgactccgtgaatgtagaagagggtatcagtgatcataagtcagtggttgcatcaatgactacaagtgtaataagaaatgccaagaaaggaaggaaaatatatttgcttaacaagagtgatagggcacaaatcgcagaatatctgagtgaccaccatcaaacgttcatttctgaggaagaggatgtggaacaaaaatggaaaaaattcagaaacatcgtccagtacgccttagataagttcgtaccgactaaggtccaaagcgaggggaaagatccaccgtggtataacaatcatgtacgaaaagtactacggaaacaaagaaagcttcatcataggtttaagagtagtcgaatcatagctgataaggaaaagctgaacgaagcgaaaaagagcgtaaagagagcaatgagagaagcattcaacgaattcgaacataaaacattggcaaacaatctaaacaagaaccctaaaaagttttggtcatatgtaaaatcggtaagcggatctaaatcccctattcagtcactcgttgaccacgatggcaccgaaacagaggacgaccgaagaaaggcagaaatactgaattcagtgttccgaaactgtttcactgcggaaaatcgtaacacggtccctgacttcagccgtcgcacggacgccaaaatggaaaatattgaaataaacgatatcggaactgaaaaacaactgctatcacttagtagcggaaaagcatccggaccagacgagatacccttaagattctacagtgattatgctaaagaacttgccccctttctatcagcaatttatcgtagatcgctggaagaacgtaaagtacctagcgactggaagaaagcgcaggtcgttcccattttcaagaagggtcataaatcagatgcgaataattataggcctatttcgcttacgtcaatctgttgtagaataatggaacatgttttgtgttctcgtattatgacgttcttagataatacaaatctccttcatcataaccaacatggattccgcaaacagagatcatgtgaaactcagctcgccctatttgcccaagaaattcacagtgccgtagacactggcgagcagattgatgccgtattcctggacttcaggaaggcatttgatacggttccgcactttcgtttagtgaaaaaaatacgagcttacggaatatcggaccaggtttgtgattggattcaggatttcctagaagaaagaacacaacatgtcattcttaacggttcaaaatctgcagatgtagaggtaatttcgggagtaccgcaaggaagcgtgataggacctttattgtttacaatatacataaatgacttagttgacaacatcggtagctccgtgaggctatttgcagatgacacggttgtctacaagaaagtagcaacatcagaagactcgtacgtactccaggaagacctgcagaggattaatgcatggtgcgacagctggcagctttccctaaacgtagataaatgtaatataatgcgcatacataggggcagaaatccattccagtacgattatgccataggtggtaaatcattggaagcggtaacaaccgtaaaatacttaggagttactatccggagcgatctgaagtggaatgatcacataaaacaaatagtgggaaaagcaggcgccaggttgagattcataggaaggattctaagaaaatgtgactcatcgacgaaagaagtagcttacaaaacgcttgttcgtccgattcttgagtattgctcatcagtatgggacccttaccaggttggattaatagaagagatagacatgatccagcgaaaagcagcgcgattcgtcatggggacatttagtcagcgcgagagcgttacggagatgctgaacaagctccagtggtggacacttcaagaaaggcgtcacgcaatacggagaggtttattatcgaaattacgagagagcacattccgggaagagatgggcaacatattactaccgcccacatatatctcgcgtaatgatcacaacgaaaagatccgagaaattagagcaaatacggagacttacaagcagtcgttcttcccacgcacaattcgtgaatggaacagggaaggggggatcagatagtggtacaataagtaccctccgccacacaccgtaaggtggctcgcggagtatagatgtagatgtagatgtagatatccctaacttctgttgcTGCAGAAtcctgaacatattttcagttcaatTATAATTAACTTCCTTGAGACTCTTAATCTTTTGTCCGCAAATCAATATAGTTTTAGAAATCCTcattcttgtgaaactcagcttgcccttttctcacataatgtaCTGCAAACATTGGATGAGAGCCAatggacagattccatatttctagatttccataaaaTATTTGACACGATGCCACAAAGCTGAATTTTAACAAAGTTACAAGCATACAGAATGGGTTtttaggtatgtgagtggctcaaagatttaCTGAGTAAGAGAACCCAGTAAATTGTCCCCGACGGTGACTCCTCGTCAGAGacgagggtattgtcaggagttccCCAAGGAGTGTGACAGGGGCACTGTTACATtatacgaggtctgtctaaaaagtatccgacctttgattttcctgcacaaaatagagacgatagcgcggcgccactgtacacagtaaaggaagagacatTTATGCGCACgcgtgaattttgtccccgccttccggcgtgtcagtcgctgcctgtcggtTGCCGAGTGAGGTGCTACACTACATGTTTgtcggattaccgattctctcaagatgaatGAATGTGTTGAGCAacgatactgcatcaaattttgtcaaaagcttggtgattctcaaagcgaaacaattcatAAGATTCAGGAGGTGTTcggagaagatgcgatgggtgtaacacaaattaaggagtggttcaaccgattcaaaaatggccCCATCTCAGCGGAGAGTGACCAGCATTCTGGCAGGCCCCCAACTGCTCAGTGTGCaactgttgttgagagggtgcaacaTTTGGTGATGACAGATTGTCGGTTGACCGTGCGGGAGATTGCCCgagaggttggagtgagtaaagattctgcacatgcaattttgcgtgATGATTTGAACACGTGATTTGaattcgtgcccaagttgttgtcgccGGAACTAAAAGACCTCTGTTTTGATGTTGCACGAGACCTTCTGGACACCGCCAACACTGATCCTGTGTTTCTGAACTCCGTGATAACTGGAGGTCACGGGTGTACGGGTACGACCGAGAAACAGAAAGATAGTCGTCGCTGTGGAGGCATCCCGAGTCTCTGAGGCCAAAGAAAGTCCAGAAGGTGCGAAGCAAAATCGAGGTgctgctgactgtcttctttgatgtctgtGGAATTGTGCATCTCAAATACGCACCAGAAGGAcgaacagtgacaaaggagtactatcgaGATGTTCACTGGCGACTCTGTGACGCAGTTCGGCACAAAAGACCAGACGTGTGGATGgtgaaaaactggcaactgcatcacgacaacgcccccGCACATTTGTTCCACTTGGTCCAAAATTTCTTGGCCGAACATGGAATTCCAGCCATTTGCCAACATCCCTACTCTCTGGACGtggctccttgcgacttctggttgtttctaaaattgaagacgccactgaaaggattccgttttgagagtagagaagagataatacGGAACACGGTGACGGAGTGGAAAACCATTCCataagaagacttccagaggtgtttccggcTGTGGAAGGATCAACTGGCTAAGTGCGTGCAAGCACACTAGTGTGAAGGGGATTAGGGCCCCAATcccgtcaggtattcgaaatatttttttctggccaaaggtcagatactttttagacaggcctcgtgtatatacataaatgatctgacaggtgCGGTAAACGGTAGtctatggctgtttgctgatgctgcaGTGTATGGGAAGCTGTGATTATCGAGTGATTGTAAGAGgatgatgacttagacagaattcctAGTTGGTGAGATAgaaggcagctagctctaaatgtagaaaaatttgagTTGATGCAGATGTGTACAAAAAAccaacctgtaatgttcgaatacaatattagtaTTGTGCTGTGGGACACACTTATATTGATGAaaggcataacactgcaaagcaacataaaatggaatgagcaagcAAGGACTGTAGTTGGGAAGGCGAACAGTTGACTTCGGTTTATGGGAGAAAGTGTGGTTCGTCAGTAAAGGCGATTGCATATAAGACACTAGTGTGAAATATTTTTGAGTGCTGCTCAAGTATTTTGGATCCTTTTCAGGTCAGATTACAGGAAAATATCGAAGTAATTCGGAGGCGGGTTGcttggtttgttaccggtaggttcgaacgacacgtAAATTTTCCAGGGATGTTTCGAGAACTCGAATGAGGATCCCCGGATGGAAGGCGACATTTTTTCCgataaacactgttgagaaaatttagagcacaggcatttgaagctgactgctgaacaattctCCTGCCACCAACATGCATTGCGCATAGTGGCCGCagagataagattagagagagtgGGCTCGATACGGAGGCATAgagacggtcgtttttccctcgctctgtttgtgagttgAACAGGGAAGCATATGACTGACAGTGGTACAGCATGCCCTCTGCCACGCAACATATGGTGGCTTTGCAGTACGCACGTAGGTGCAGACGTAGGCCACTAGGATCGGGCTGCTTGCACCGCAAATCTTCAGCccagaaacctagcacagctggccacatcACGGAGTCGGCACAGCTGGACACCCCTGTCGAAATCTGCCCAAATGTCGTTCGCGCACTTCTTGCACGTCTCACTGCAGTCCACGCTGCAAAAATGTGGTCGTTCTGGCTTTTCAcaagtggtcacactaatgtgattcgagtgtggaaaaatattttgctgttttgaGGTCCATCCGTGCTCCTTGACAGGCTTCTAACACTTCTGGAATGCTTCTGCTTGCGTCCCCCACTCGTTTATTTCTGGGGTATCTTTCATTATCCTGCATTGAGCCTCCGAGatacttcaaattcttcatcttccATGTCGTTTTCCTCCAACTGTGGGTTAGTTGATGCCCAGATTAGGTACAGACTTTACCAGTACAGATTTTACCAGTGACACggaatctacatctactacatctacatttatactccgcaagccactcaacggtgtgtggcggagggcactttacatgccactgtcattatctccctttcctgttccagtcgcgtacggttcatgggaagaacgactgccggaaagcctccgtgcgcgctcgaatctctctaattttgtattcgtgatctcctcgggaggtataagtagggggaagcaatatattcgatacctcatccagaaacgcaccctctcgaaacctggcgagcaagctacaccgcgatgcagagctcctctcttgcagagtctgccactcgagttttgctaaacatctccgtaacgctatcacgcttaccaaataaccctgtgatgaaacgcgcctctcttctttggatcttctctatctcctccatcaacccgacctggtacggatcccacactgatgagcaatactcgagtataggtcgaacgtgtgttttgtaaaccacctcctttgttgaaggactacattttctaaggactctcccaatgaatcttaacctggtacccgctttaccaacaattaattttatacgatcattccacttcaaatcgttccgcacgcatactcccagatattttacagaagtaactgctgccagtgtttgttccattatcatataatcatacaataagggatccttctttctatgtattcgcaatacattacatttgtctatgttaagggtcagttgccactccctgcaccaagtgcctatccgctgcagatcttcctgcatttcgctgcaattttctaatgctgcaacttctctgtagactatagcatcatccgcgaaaagccgcacggaacttccaacactatctactaggtcatttatatatatattgtgaaaagcagttgtCCCATAACCCTCCCCTGTGGCaaaccagaggttaccttaacgtctgtagacgtctctccattgagaacaacatgctgtgttctatttgctaaaaactcttcattccagccacacagctggtctgatattccgtaggctcttactttgtttatcaggtgacagtgcgaaactgtttcgaatgccttccggaagtcaaggaaaatggcatctacctgggagcctgtatcttatGTTATAACTTCTAAGCtttatgtgaaaataaataaagaaacttcTATAAGCAGCCAAGACAGTGtttttcacaaaatattcacaatgatcgTGGACCGTCAGGAAATTCGTTTCCTCCTTTGATTACCGTtgctttcatctttccttcacaAATTACTGTTCCAGTCTTATTATTATCTTATCCATCACCACAGTGAAGAGCAGAGGTGAAAGTGCACTTCTCCGCCTCAAGTCATTTTTCAGTTACAGCCAATCCGATCTCTCTCACCTTCCACTTCCACACAACTCAAGCTCCCATTGTAAATTTCGCTTCATATAGTCTGTTATTTCTGCTATTCCACTCCTCTGTTCCCCAGAGAGTTTCATACCTTATCTATTCACACACATGCAATGCAAgtccgtgcgccccccccccccccccccccttcacacacacacacttttttttttttagtgtttagaAAGGCCATCAATAGACAAAGACCTATTTCATATTCATGGTGGGATTCCTTTAGCtgtcttacagtgaaaatgtgttcTATACATGTGCATTAAAAATAAGCGTCTGGTAAATTTTGGTTGCACAGTACTTGACACAACTGTAAAGATTGTCGGTTTAAAATAATACCTGCAGATTGCAATGGTAAGCAACCTAAAGTGGAAGCATTACATACAAAATGATgagggggaaagcaaaccaaagatggtgttttattggcagaactctctGAAGAGGTACCTACAAGTGAGAAATtactattgtaataaaataaaaggaattgtAGTTCCCACGCaaacatttaagtgttcatttttctcacgtgctatttgcaagtagaacagtagagaaatagtctgaaggtgttgCAGGAACACTCGTCCTGTcgcttaagtgtaaattgcagagtaattgtTTAGAAGTGAACGCCCAAATACAGTGCATTGCTATGTCGGTCGGAAGAAGACGACGTATTTTGACACTATTTTGTAGCACGGCAGTGACTGGTCACACTGTGCCCACACCCTGTACCTCCCACATCTCTGCCAGACATCTGTGCCACGCCATTTCTGCCtgagaggaggagatatacagatTTCCAAAGTAATGCTTTTATCCTTGTGGATGTACATAAAAAGTAATTCCCATTACTGTACAAGTGAATAAATTAGCAGTGTGTAACTGATTGTAAGTATTCGTTATAGAAATAGCTAACAGTGGTTGCTTCAGCCTgttaatgttttactggattcgtCCTGCATCTGTGCAGTTCCTCTGGAGTGGTGAACAAATGAATGACACGGAACAGAAGTAGTATCTGAAGGACCTGAGGTGGCAAAACCACAGTATGAGCCATTTATCGCCCGTATTCTCGCCGTACGTAAAAGAAGTGGCCCAGTTCTGTGACTGTTGCTGTTCTAGCACTTAACTTTTCGTGATTGTGTGGTCACCACACGAATACGAATATATTTCTCGTAAATTTGTAAGATGTTATAATTACAGTGTACTGTATTCCACAGGTGGAGCCACACGTTGGACGAGAACCGGTGGGCCGCTTCGGGAGAAGCGGATTACGACCGTCCGGCTTTCGTTACCGCGAACGGCGGAGGTCCGTCGTACAGTAGTTTCGTGTCGAGGACCTGCAGGAGCGACGGGAAGGAAACGGTGCAGCAGGCGTTCAGGTGCGACTCGTGCTCCGCCATCTTCTCGACCAAGTACCACCTGGTCAATCACGTGTTCCTCCACATCCGGGAGGTGCCTCCGCCGTCGCACGTGTGCAGGCGGTGCGGAGAAGTGTTCTGCGACACCGCATCCCTCATCGACCATTCGAAGGGTCACGAGAATAACCTGCGGGTGCCCGCGGTCTCCTCGAAGTGGAACAGGGGAGACTCCGGCAGACCTTCCAAACACCAGAAGAAGCGCAGGATTCGGAAACGCCCCGACACCAAGCCCCACGTCTGCGACCTGTGCGGTAAAGCTTTCCCCCTCGTCGGGAGCCTGAAGTCGCACCAGCGCACGCACTCCGGCGAGAGGCCTTACGGGTGTGACCTCTGCGGGAAGACGTTCGTGCAGGCGGTCCACCTGCGGAACCACAGAGTGACGCACACGGCCGAGAAGCGCCACTACTGCGAGTTCTGCGGGCGGCCGTTCGCTCTCCTCCACACTCTCAAGGTGCACCTCCGGATGCACACGGGGGAGAACCCGTACCGCTGCGAGATTTGCGGCGAGTGTTTCAACTTGCTCGGGAAACTCAAGACGCACAAGCAGATCCACACCGGGAAGAAGCCGTACAAGTGCGACGACTGCGGTAACTGCTTCTCCGCCCCGAACAGCCTGAGGCGGCACAGGCGGATGCACTCCGGCGAGAGGCCGTACAGCTGCGACGTGTGCGGCGAGTCGTTCATGTGGTCGGCCACCCTGCAGAGGCACAAGCAGCTGCACACGGGGGAGAAGCCGTTCAAGTGCGACTTGTGCAGCAGCTCGTTCGCCGAGCTCGGCGGCCTCAACAGGCACATGCGCATCCACACGGGGGAGCGGCCGTACGCCTGCGGCGTCTGCGGCGCGTCCTTCTCGGCGACGAACCAACTGAAGCGCCACCTACACAGGCAGCACGTCGAAAACCCGCCTTGAAAGTCCGAACCGGGTCGGAGCTCGGCACCCTCGGCAATCTCTAGTTTCGCGCGTGACGTCTCGCGTCCCGATGCCGGACACTCCTTCGCGGGCTACGGAGACTCGGTAGCTTCTAGCTGAGCGAGCCGACCCGTTCGGACCTGTCGACGTAACAGTTGTGAGCTCGTCGAACCACTTCGTAAGATAGTGCAGTCGTGCAGGTGTGTGTTCCGGAGCCTCTGTTGTGTAAGAGTTAGTGCTTGTCGCTTTATTTAACACTCGCGTCTGCAACTTGTCTAATTCCGATCCTTGTTCTTTGCTGTTAACATTTGTTTTGTACTTTTGAATTTCTGTGGCCTCTTGTCCGTCCTGACACAGTAATGCTCGGATCCTGATAAAACTGTGCGACTGGAGAAATGAATTTGGTTCTGTCCTAGGCCCAGTGCACCTTCAGCTATTGTTCATTTGTCCGTGTTGCCCAAACAACAGTTGCTGTTATGTTCTTTAAGTATGATGTTAAATTCTTCTGTTAGGAGTCCTTTTGCACACCTGATTGCCTGTGCCAGAGGTTTTATATACTCCTGCCACGAAGAGTGGTGGGCTTATTCAGATATCGACTCACTTGTCAGTTTATTATTTCCTGTGATCTGGGTTGCTTTTACGAATGGGTAGAAAACTTTTCCTCAGTTTGTTCTTTCCTGTCAAAAGCTTCAGATCATTTAGGATGACATCTGCTACTTATCGCTCTCTCGTGGACACGTGCTCCGATATTTCGTAACTGCGAAGGTCGTGTGCTCGCCGCTTGCCACAGTAGGATTGTATAAAATCTCGTGCACTTTGCAACATTCTCCCtttcagttaataaaatgtttttgctGCAAATTGTTGCTCTCGAGTCCTCACATGTGACAGCACAGTTTATAAATTGAACTGGTGAGTTGGAAAAGGGCtcatgtcccaaaaaggaaatttTTCAGGAGACACAAAAAACCGTTTTACTGCACAGTGGGTTTAAATATGGTGTTGTCGAGTTTTTGTGTAGCAGGTGGTCCCAGGGTGAAACagtatacataattacaatacactTTAGCCACCAATGTGGTCAGTAATCCAGTTTGAATGTACTCAAGATGACCTTTTTTCGAATCTGATGATGCTGGTTAGGCAAGTAGCAATTTTGCAGCAGGAAGGTTGTGTTATAGGTTATATTATTCATCTTCATTGTAGCAATAAAAGAATGTACTGTGAGCATAAAGGTTAATTCATAATGTACCCAGTATACAACCGCAAACAAAATACAGCAGGACAGACAATAGTGGGTATGCTTCATCTTTATCCTGTCCATCCTTTACTGGTCACAGGCAGATACTGTTATAAAATGGTTTCTGCTCATCAGGTATGTATCATATAATTTTCATTACATCatctaatttcttcttttttattagaaCAAGTCTACCATATGCTTGTTTATATGGACATGGCCGCTTCTGTAACTCAGTACCCATCTAACGAACACTTATATTCGTGGGAGGGATATGACCCCTTGTTATATACCAAACAATGTGTACAGACATAAAAATGATTTTGGTGGTGTTAAGCCAGAGTAAACCAActacaaatttttctatttggcatAATCAGCTTTTAACTTCCAGACACTATTGTAAATCAGATAGTTTATACTGTGACTCAAATTGGGGTAAATTACATTTATTAAATGTGTTTATCAATGTTTATTGCATTTTAAACTTTAAGCACACTTAATGATGTACAGACATTATTATAATCACAATTATCAACATAAAATTTGGAGTAGAAGTTAAGAGTTACTTCATTACTTATTTAAATAGGTTTATACCAGCACGTTCTATATTTAAATAGTTATAAATTCATCAGCAGATGTTACTTTGTAAAGTACCAAACCAACACCATACAGTTGAAGCTAATTATTATGTCGTAGATCAGTTCTGCACTTGTTCCTTAAATGCGTCTATGTACAGGACACTTTATCCAGACATTCACTGTTATCAAAATCTCCACTCTCTTCACTGCTACTTGGCAAATTCTTATAAAAGCCATGACATATTGGAGAAATGAGACAGAGTATATATTTAAAATCTTGTAACTGTGGAGCAGTTAGTGGTTTCCCTTCAGGGTGTTTAACTTTCAGAATGATATTGTGAGGTTCAGCTGTTCAGCCTCGGATCCTTTTGGTAAACGTAACCTCACGACACTCCCATTTTTTCATTGTGAGTGTATCTGAATTCCAGTACATTCACATTTTGATGGCAGATAACAATACATCCAATACTCATCCATGATGAAGGGTGGCCATCAACTTTGTTTCTAAGGGTTAATGCTGATGTAATGTTTTCTGAACAATAAAAGTCTTTTGTTTCTATCTCCACCCCTTTCCTTTCACAGGTTGCTCATGTAAATATTTCAAAAGACAGGAACGTATTTCATTGAGTACCTGACCTGCAACAGCTTCGTGCCAGATGTTCATTGTACCTTTGTGTGTAGCCAAATGATGTATGCCCAATATGAAACAAGAAAGCTGCCGTTTACTATAGACAATAGCAATGCTCACTTTTGGAAGAGGAAAGGTCTTTTGTATGTCAAGAGAAAGTACAGTTCATTCTCTCTTCTTTGTCCTATGTGTCGTTCCATGTAATctctttgtgg
Above is a window of Schistocerca cancellata isolate TAMUIC-IGC-003103 chromosome 11, iqSchCanc2.1, whole genome shotgun sequence DNA encoding:
- the LOC126108467 gene encoding zinc finger protein 879-like isoform X5, which codes for MKTGLPENARQKELDSVTIKMEESDNSEQEESENSEHTSVSGKLQEPNCLRVRSEQPDVVGDDVRQKISLPRKQFEDVPEIEPASSRTEGSHIDRPSVEPDFVFVGVKQEPLEDREADEFLPQEPECIIVQGEDLCHDALQTGALRPRQEPECIIVQKEVDDVLPRLLETTQVHGNGARQKPARNPGGAAEEEEMILGLEPEMEWVHENGARQKPARNPGGAAEEEEMILGLEPEMEWVLPVGPASDEPSSDPLASEREVIPDSMNEGFYPTGWSHTLDENRWAASGEADYDRPAFVTANGGGPSYSSFVSRTCRSDGKETVQQAFRCDSCSAIFSTKYHLVNHVFLHIREVPPPSHVCRRCGEVFCDTASLIDHSKGHENNLRVPAVSSKWNRGDSGRPSKHQKKRRIRKRPDTKPHVCDLCGKAFPLVGSLKSHQRTHSGERPYGCDLCGKTFVQAVHLRNHRVTHTAEKRHYCEFCGRPFALLHTLKVHLRMHTGENPYRCEICGECFNLLGKLKTHKQIHTGKKPYKCDDCGNCFSAPNSLRRHRRMHSGERPYSCDVCGESFMWSATLQRHKQLHTGEKPFKCDLCSSSFAELGGLNRHMRIHTGERPYACGVCGASFSATNQLKRHLHRQHVENPP